The Sporosarcina ureae genome includes a region encoding these proteins:
- a CDS encoding NupC/NupG family nucleoside CNT transporter, protein MNFVFYITGLLLVLIVGLIVSVDRKKIRYKPIAIMLTTQLVLTFILLNTKVGVVSIRFVSALFSKLVDLGVTGVNFVFGGLENEGESVFFLNVLLPIVFISVLIGILNQFKILPFIIKYVGLILSKLNGMGKMENYIAVSSAVLGQSEVFLTVKDQMDDISKRRLYTFCTSAMSAVSVAIVGAYMEIIEPQFVVVAIALNIMSALIVASIINPYELSKEEDTLTIESKKKLSFFQMISESIMDGFKVAIIVAAMLIGFIALMNGIDYLFEMLFNVSFQTILGYIFAPIAFVMGVPWADSVQAGSIMATKLVTNEFVAMLSFTEISAGLSTKAVGMISVFLVSFANFSSIGIITGAVKALSPKQGDEVAKNGLKLLLGSTLASVLSATVVGLFL, encoded by the coding sequence ATGAACTTTGTATTTTATATAACCGGATTGTTGCTCGTGTTAATCGTGGGCTTGATTGTCAGTGTAGACCGCAAGAAAATCCGCTATAAACCGATTGCGATTATGCTGACGACCCAGCTTGTCTTGACATTTATCTTGTTAAATACAAAAGTGGGCGTAGTCTCCATCCGCTTTGTTTCAGCTTTATTCTCGAAGCTGGTTGACCTTGGAGTAACGGGTGTCAATTTCGTTTTTGGCGGATTGGAAAATGAAGGAGAATCCGTATTCTTCTTGAATGTGTTATTACCAATCGTTTTCATTTCCGTGTTGATTGGTATATTAAATCAATTCAAGATTTTACCGTTCATCATTAAATATGTAGGACTGATACTGAGCAAGTTGAATGGCATGGGGAAAATGGAGAACTACATAGCCGTATCATCTGCGGTTCTCGGGCAGTCCGAAGTGTTTTTGACTGTCAAGGACCAAATGGATGATATTTCGAAAAGACGTTTATACACGTTTTGTACTTCTGCGATGAGTGCGGTCAGTGTCGCGATCGTAGGTGCCTACATGGAAATCATCGAACCACAGTTTGTCGTAGTGGCGATTGCGCTCAATATTATGTCGGCGCTGATTGTCGCTAGCATCATCAATCCTTATGAATTATCGAAAGAAGAAGACACGCTGACGATCGAGTCGAAGAAGAAGCTGTCATTCTTTCAAATGATCAGCGAAAGTATCATGGATGGTTTTAAAGTCGCGATTATCGTCGCTGCCATGCTGATTGGGTTCATCGCATTGATGAACGGAATCGATTATCTCTTTGAAATGCTGTTCAACGTTTCCTTCCAGACCATTTTGGGCTATATCTTTGCACCCATCGCTTTTGTAATGGGCGTACCTTGGGCGGACAGTGTACAAGCAGGCAGTATCATGGCGACTAAGCTTGTCACGAATGAGTTTGTTGCGATGTTAAGTTTCACAGAAATTTCGGCAGGATTATCAACGAAAGCGGTAGGTATGATATCGGTATTCCTTGTTAGTTTTGCGAATTTCAGTTCCATTGGGATTATTACAGGCGCTGTCAAAGCGTTAAGTCCAAAACAAGGGGATGAAGTGGCAAAAAACGGTTTGAAATTACTTTTGGGTTCAACATTGGCGTCAGTTCTTTCAGCGACTGTCGTGGGCCTGTTTTTATAA
- a CDS encoding HNH endonuclease: MIRRTEEQFLNKLMQLDTKDAADLLYRKVSEASYDNRSFFLLLRLENRTPTELYDLYTRDELIEMILQIEFPQTTKFFVEPGFIHDAIEHPCIRCNSKKKPQEFTYNIEICKDCLHTTPRTELVEYIFRLINYIDSNQATLVHADLQSKSTTEIHNEFTKYELIDIILSLASDFDSTIKEERRPIHEIDCELLLNDYPIDELVKNVRRFLKGSEKRDESWRKYVPDYMKQQYSDWKTGSLKQIYTEANRLISTQGKVARDQLMSFASDLSRIIFENKDENQIDDEPIHSLEEVEAHITYVVEMVMLPYLDLLDQIEEAEGLIHFDTVANEQLASSIKSEIIARDEGICVICTSDQDIHIHFRIPQKYGGLEQLNNIVTLCNSCRQVVETTNLRAAVTTGIFNYNRALGRRLLKREKQS, translated from the coding sequence ATGATTCGTCGAACAGAAGAACAGTTTCTGAATAAATTAATGCAATTGGATACTAAAGATGCGGCAGATTTATTGTATAGGAAAGTGAGTGAAGCTTCATATGATAATAGAAGTTTTTTTCTATTATTACGTCTGGAAAACAGAACTCCAACCGAATTGTATGATCTTTATACACGAGATGAGTTAATCGAAATGATTCTGCAAATAGAATTTCCGCAAACAACGAAGTTTTTTGTAGAACCGGGATTTATACATGATGCCATCGAACATCCTTGTATTCGTTGTAATTCGAAAAAAAAGCCTCAGGAGTTTACATACAATATCGAAATTTGTAAGGATTGTTTGCATACTACTCCGAGGACGGAGTTGGTCGAGTATATATTCCGTTTAATAAACTATATAGATTCGAACCAGGCAACACTAGTTCATGCGGATTTGCAGTCAAAAAGTACTACTGAAATTCATAATGAATTTACGAAATATGAATTGATCGATATAATTTTAAGTTTGGCATCAGACTTTGATTCGACGATAAAGGAAGAAAGGCGACCGATTCATGAAATCGATTGTGAACTATTACTGAACGACTATCCAATAGATGAATTAGTGAAAAACGTAAGAAGGTTTTTAAAAGGTTCAGAAAAAAGAGATGAATCATGGAGAAAATACGTGCCTGACTATATGAAGCAGCAATACAGTGATTGGAAAACCGGATCACTAAAACAAATATATACTGAAGCTAATCGACTTATTTCAACACAAGGTAAAGTTGCACGCGATCAACTGATGAGCTTTGCTTCCGATCTATCACGTATCATCTTTGAAAATAAGGATGAAAATCAGATAGATGACGAACCGATTCATAGCCTTGAGGAAGTAGAAGCTCATATCACGTATGTAGTGGAAATGGTCATGTTGCCATATCTTGATTTACTGGATCAAATTGAAGAGGCAGAAGGTTTGATACATTTTGATACGGTAGCCAACGAGCAATTAGCTAGTTCTATAAAATCGGAAATCATAGCTCGAGATGAGGGGATATGCGTTATCTGTACAAGTGACCAAGATATTCATATTCACTTTAGAATACCCCAAAAATATGGCGGACTAGAACAATTAAATAATATAGTTACGTTGTGTAATTCTTGTAGACAAGTAGTCGAAACAACAAATCTACGGGCTGCTGTCACAACGGGAATTTTTAATTACAATAGAGCACTAGGAAGAAGATTACTAAAACGCGAGAAACAAAGTTAA
- a CDS encoding proline dehydrogenase family protein: protein MLRNFFIGLSENQLLNQAAQKYGFQLGAQQVVAGTNIEEMITSVKELNQAGISCTIDNLGEFVYEKSEAVEAKEQILAVVDAIQEHQVDAHISIKPSQLGLDIEYAFCEQQVEEIVKRANTVGMFVNLDMENHSRLEPTYRLLDELKAKGHENVGTVIQAYFHRALDDTKKYNDTRTRLVKGAYKESPDVAYIDKQDIDENYIKIIEEHLLHGTFTSIATHDHHIINHVKQFVKEHDISRDQFEFQMLYGFRHELQLQLAKEGYNFCTYVPFGKDWYGYFMRRLAERPQNMNLMVKQVFNKKTNTMIGLVAGAFVLGRLSKRGSDDKQDGGWVKYR, encoded by the coding sequence ATGCTAAGAAATTTCTTTATCGGTTTATCTGAAAACCAACTACTGAATCAAGCTGCCCAAAAATACGGCTTTCAACTAGGGGCCCAACAAGTCGTGGCAGGAACTAACATCGAAGAAATGATTACTAGTGTTAAAGAGCTCAATCAAGCAGGCATTTCATGCACGATCGACAATTTGGGTGAATTTGTGTACGAAAAGAGCGAGGCTGTTGAAGCAAAAGAACAAATCTTAGCAGTAGTGGACGCGATCCAAGAACATCAAGTGGATGCGCACATCTCGATCAAACCATCACAGCTCGGCCTCGATATTGAGTATGCGTTTTGCGAACAACAAGTAGAAGAAATCGTCAAACGAGCAAATACAGTAGGAATGTTTGTGAATCTTGATATGGAAAATCACTCGCGACTTGAACCGACGTACCGTTTACTAGATGAATTAAAAGCAAAGGGCCATGAAAATGTCGGAACTGTTATCCAAGCTTATTTTCACCGTGCGTTAGATGATACGAAAAAATATAATGATACACGCACCCGCCTAGTAAAAGGGGCGTATAAAGAGTCACCGGACGTTGCATATATAGATAAACAAGATATCGATGAAAATTATATTAAAATTATTGAAGAACATTTATTGCACGGAACGTTCACGTCAATTGCGACACATGACCACCACATCATCAATCATGTGAAGCAGTTTGTAAAAGAACATGATATTTCACGTGATCAATTCGAGTTCCAGATGCTGTACGGTTTCCGCCATGAGTTGCAGCTACAGTTGGCGAAAGAAGGCTATAATTTCTGTACATATGTGCCATTTGGAAAAGACTGGTACGGATACTTTATGCGCCGATTAGCGGAGCGTCCGCAGAATATGAACTTAATGGTGAAGCAGGTATTCAATAAGAAGACGAATACGATGATTGGCCTAGTTGCCGGCGCGTTTGTGCTTGGCCGATTAAGCAAGCGCGGGAGTGACGACAAACAAGATGGCGGTTGGGTGAAGTATCGGTGA
- a CDS encoding ATP-binding cassette domain-containing protein, with the protein MTHIDEITKDSETVTLTLIGGILYIFMLYGIQTASKDLIYYVFVFLPQNPQALFMHSTVKEELFHAVSVQKMPKEQRELTVSCMMRQLHIEHLSERNPFDLSGGARQKAALAKLLLRKPDVLLLDEPTKGMDVMSKQEVTQLIRTLQKQNITTIIVTHDIEFAAVVSTRVGMLFAQLSENLFHVQPLLHDRSLQDRTRIISICHHSGRHCYR; encoded by the coding sequence TTGACTCATATCGACGAAATTACCAAAGACTCGGAGACGGTGACGCTTACTTTAATCGGTGGTATTCTGTACATCTTCATGTTGTACGGAATTCAGACAGCAAGTAAAGACTTAATTTATTACGTTTTCGTCTTTTTGCCGCAAAACCCACAAGCGTTATTCATGCACTCAACTGTAAAAGAAGAGCTATTCCATGCGGTTTCTGTGCAAAAAATGCCGAAAGAACAGAGAGAATTGACCGTATCATGTATGATGAGGCAGTTACATATCGAACATTTGTCAGAAAGAAATCCATTTGACTTAAGTGGCGGAGCACGGCAGAAGGCTGCACTTGCGAAATTATTGCTGCGTAAACCGGATGTTTTATTGCTGGACGAGCCGACTAAAGGAATGGATGTCATGTCGAAACAAGAAGTGACGCAGTTGATCCGAACACTTCAAAAACAGAACATCACGACGATTATCGTGACGCATGATATTGAATTTGCTGCCGTTGTATCTACACGTGTCGGCATGTTGTTTGCTCAATTATCCGAAAACCTTTTTCACGTCCAACCGCTTTTACACGACCGCAGCTTGCAAGATCGCACGCGGATTATTTCCATATGCCATCACAGCGGAAGACATTGTTACCGCTGA
- a CDS encoding DUF58 domain-containing protein, translating to MIRTLLISVVWLLFTLAFFIFTTTHFALLFAVGSFIVWLWLVLSVYFVKGKIQCEIITANEIYKNEQMGYQLRIQNPSQLPVTQLQVYLVIEHTFTGRQESHLHVLSIPAKSTKEFSFVIPQKYMGQVNIRIKQLTIKDSFTFFRSVQKLDVQSTMLIVPNPYFLKLQRIEQNQHVLQTPGMMPMKKMEGEELAEVSVYKPGDSVKKIHWKLSSKVDELFVKQHETLTGDAVMMTLDFTSFTNHVALYDEFIETFSALLYSYVAGDYVVQFNLNHSTGEQLTIDNEWDAANAIKEVLTRSAADLSISDEQWKKLRRMYPNCIVLTTNNARSTEYQTVVISDQKERAAA from the coding sequence ATGATAAGGACGCTACTTATTAGCGTCGTGTGGCTGCTGTTTACGCTCGCATTTTTCATCTTCACGACGACGCATTTCGCTCTATTGTTCGCAGTTGGTTCATTTATTGTCTGGCTGTGGCTCGTGTTGAGCGTCTATTTTGTTAAAGGAAAAATCCAGTGCGAGATCATCACGGCGAATGAAATTTATAAAAATGAACAGATGGGCTATCAACTGCGTATACAAAATCCGAGCCAGTTACCCGTTACACAACTGCAAGTATATCTTGTCATCGAGCATACATTTACTGGCAGACAAGAGAGTCACCTTCACGTCTTGTCGATCCCAGCGAAAAGTACGAAAGAATTTTCATTCGTTATACCACAGAAGTATATGGGACAAGTGAATATACGAATTAAACAACTGACGATCAAAGACAGTTTCACGTTTTTCCGTTCCGTTCAGAAACTAGATGTGCAGTCCACGATGTTAATCGTGCCAAATCCGTATTTCCTAAAACTTCAACGCATCGAGCAAAATCAACACGTCTTGCAAACACCGGGTATGATGCCGATGAAGAAAATGGAAGGCGAAGAGCTAGCGGAAGTGTCAGTCTATAAACCGGGTGACTCGGTCAAAAAAATTCACTGGAAATTATCGAGCAAAGTCGATGAGCTATTCGTCAAACAGCATGAAACGCTGACAGGAGATGCCGTCATGATGACGCTCGACTTCACGTCGTTTACGAATCACGTGGCACTCTATGATGAATTCATCGAGACGTTTTCTGCTTTGCTCTACTCTTACGTCGCAGGCGATTACGTAGTGCAATTCAATTTGAATCATTCGACAGGTGAGCAGTTGACGATCGACAATGAATGGGACGCGGCGAACGCAATAAAAGAAGTATTGACGAGAAGTGCGGCAGATTTATCAATATCGGATGAACAGTGGAAGAAGCTTAGACGAATGTATCCGAACTGTATTGTATTGACGACGAATAAC
- the deoC gene encoding deoxyribose-phosphate aldolase, with protein sequence MNKAQMIDHTLLKADATKDQVAALIKEAKDYQFKSVCINPSWVSYAAQQLKGTDVLVCTVIGFPLGATTSAVKAFETKDAVANGAGEIDMVINIGALKDQNDEQVESDIRAVVEAANGTLVKVIIETCLLTDEEIVHACELSVKAGADFVKTSTGFSTGGATVQDVALMRKTVGPDIGVKASGGVRSAEDFEALVEAGATRIGASSGISIVKGEVSDSNY encoded by the coding sequence ATGAATAAAGCACAAATGATCGACCATACATTATTGAAAGCCGACGCAACGAAAGACCAAGTTGCAGCGCTCATAAAAGAAGCAAAAGACTATCAATTTAAATCAGTGTGTATTAATCCGAGTTGGGTTTCATATGCCGCACAGCAGCTGAAAGGTACGGATGTGTTGGTCTGTACGGTGATTGGTTTCCCGCTTGGCGCGACTACTTCAGCAGTCAAAGCATTCGAAACGAAAGATGCAGTGGCGAACGGAGCAGGAGAGATCGACATGGTCATCAACATCGGGGCGTTGAAAGACCAAAATGACGAACAGGTCGAGTCGGATATTCGTGCAGTAGTCGAAGCGGCCAACGGTACATTGGTCAAAGTCATTATCGAAACATGCTTGCTAACCGATGAAGAAATCGTTCATGCATGCGAGCTATCCGTCAAAGCGGGAGCCGATTTCGTCAAGACGTCGACTGGATTCTCGACAGGCGGCGCAACGGTGCAAGACGTGGCGCTTATGCGAAAAACGGTAGGCCCTGACATTGGTGTCAAAGCGTCTGGTGGCGTGCGTAGCGCAGAAGATTTTGAAGCGCTAGTCGAAGCGGGGGCTACGCGCATTGGCGCAAGCTCTGGTATCAGTATTGTAAAAGGCGAAGTGTCAGATTCAAATTATTAA
- a CDS encoding pyrimidine-nucleoside phosphorylase: MRMVDMIEKKRDGHVLTKEEISFVINGYTDGSIPDYQMAAFQMAVYFQGMTLEETAQFTMAMVESGDQVDLSAIEGVKVDKHSTGGVGDTTTLVLAPLVAALDIPVAKMSGRGLGHTGGTLDKLESVPGFHIEITDKEFFDLVNTNKIAVIGQSGNITPADKKIYSLRDVTATVSSIPLIASSIMSKKIAAGSDAIVLDVKVGTGAFMKDLDMARELAGEMVQIGNKIGRQTMAVISDMNQPLGYAIGNALEVKEAVETLQGNGPEDLHELCLTLGSHMVRLAGKADSTEEARKMLEEVIQNGKALEVFKLFLQSQGGDTSVIDDLTKLPTAQYKVDVPAKEAGYISAITADEIGTAAMLLGAGRATKESEIDLAVGLVLHKKIGDSVEVGETLVTIHSNTEDIESVKEKIYHAYGVSASKVQPVTLVHDEITK; encoded by the coding sequence ATGCGTATGGTAGATATGATTGAGAAAAAACGAGATGGACATGTGTTGACGAAAGAGGAAATTTCATTTGTGATCAATGGATATACGGATGGCTCGATTCCTGATTACCAAATGGCAGCCTTTCAAATGGCGGTGTATTTTCAGGGGATGACGCTGGAGGAAACCGCGCAATTCACCATGGCGATGGTAGAGTCGGGCGACCAAGTCGATCTATCTGCTATAGAAGGTGTTAAAGTGGATAAACACTCTACAGGTGGAGTTGGCGATACAACAACACTTGTGCTCGCACCGCTCGTTGCCGCTCTTGATATCCCGGTAGCCAAAATGTCAGGCCGCGGATTAGGGCACACGGGCGGAACACTTGATAAGCTGGAGTCGGTTCCTGGTTTTCATATCGAAATTACAGATAAAGAATTTTTCGATCTTGTCAATACGAATAAAATTGCGGTAATCGGACAATCGGGCAATATCACTCCTGCCGACAAGAAGATTTACAGTCTGCGCGATGTCACAGCAACGGTTAGTTCCATTCCGTTGATCGCAAGTTCGATCATGAGCAAGAAGATTGCAGCGGGATCGGACGCAATTGTTCTAGATGTAAAAGTCGGGACAGGCGCGTTTATGAAAGATCTCGACATGGCTCGTGAACTCGCGGGAGAAATGGTACAAATCGGAAATAAAATCGGTCGTCAAACGATGGCCGTAATTTCGGACATGAACCAGCCGCTCGGTTATGCGATCGGAAATGCTCTTGAAGTCAAAGAAGCCGTCGAAACGTTGCAAGGTAATGGCCCGGAAGATTTGCACGAACTGTGCTTGACGCTCGGCAGCCATATGGTTCGATTGGCGGGAAAAGCGGACTCGACGGAGGAAGCACGAAAAATGCTCGAAGAAGTTATCCAAAATGGCAAAGCGCTTGAAGTGTTTAAACTGTTCTTGCAGTCCCAGGGTGGCGACACTTCCGTCATTGACGATCTAACGAAGCTTCCTACGGCTCAGTATAAAGTAGACGTGCCGGCAAAAGAAGCAGGTTATATCTCTGCAATTACTGCAGATGAAATCGGTACAGCCGCGATGCTTCTAGGTGCGGGAAGAGCAACCAAAGAGTCCGAAATCGATTTGGCGGTCGGACTGGTGTTACACAAGAAAATCGGTGATTCCGTGGAAGTAGGCGAAACGCTCGTCACGATTCACAGCAATACCGAAGATATCGAAAGCGTAAAAGAAAAGATTTATCATGCCTATGGTGTATCGGCGTCTAAAGTACAGCCTGTCACACTTGTGCATGACGAAATTACAAAATAA
- a CDS encoding GNAT family N-acetyltransferase, translating to MPERRDQGIAKEILRILKEYATQHGKRVVACKVRADVPRNISLYQSIGCHVSEEYVLHRTDGISITVVSM from the coding sequence GTGCCGGAAAGACGAGATCAAGGAATTGCGAAAGAAATATTACGAATTTTAAAGGAATATGCGACGCAACACGGGAAGAGAGTAGTAGCATGCAAAGTACGAGCGGATGTGCCGAGAAACATCTCACTCTATCAATCGATTGGCTGTCACGTGTCTGAGGAATATGTATTACATAGAACGGATGGTATATCGATTACTGTAGTTTCTATGTAG
- a CDS encoding DUF1646 family protein gives MVTGLLIILGLVLLLPFTVPKIERNLELFLFIMGCATAYVSGVFQWELWNKALHDPLHITFAVLVAGIVFRWIRHPFEKAVLSGSRIIPFRLFLALLIIGLGLISSIITAIIAALVLVAIASVLQMDRTSEIRFVILACYAIGMGAVLTPIGEPLSTIATNKLDEDFYYLLNLLGTDILAGVFVFGLLAFFLIRPRNRSRNRSSGQAAESYISIFGRSVKVYIFVLALTLLGAGFEPLITLYLLDLHPLTLYWINMISAVLDNATLAAAEISPAMDESTIQALLLGLLISGGMLIPGNIPNIIAAGKLNIRSGEWARVGVPLGLLAMVVYFVILLSRQ, from the coding sequence ATGGTCACTGGATTGCTCATCATTTTGGGGTTGGTGCTTTTATTACCGTTTACCGTTCCGAAGATCGAACGTAATTTGGAATTGTTTTTATTTATTATGGGTTGTGCTACAGCATATGTTAGCGGAGTATTTCAGTGGGAGCTGTGGAATAAAGCGTTACACGATCCACTGCATATTACGTTTGCAGTTCTTGTGGCGGGTATCGTGTTCCGCTGGATACGACATCCGTTTGAGAAAGCGGTATTATCAGGTAGCCGAATCATTCCATTTCGCTTATTTTTAGCACTACTTATTATAGGATTGGGATTAATTTCGAGTATAATCACCGCCATCATTGCCGCGCTAGTCCTCGTTGCCATCGCATCCGTCTTGCAAATGGATCGAACGTCAGAAATCCGTTTCGTAATTTTAGCTTGTTATGCAATCGGCATGGGTGCAGTACTGACACCGATCGGAGAACCACTTTCAACGATTGCGACAAATAAACTGGATGAAGACTTTTATTACTTACTGAACTTGCTTGGAACAGATATTCTAGCCGGTGTGTTCGTCTTCGGACTGCTCGCTTTCTTCCTCATTCGCCCACGCAACCGCTCGCGGAACCGTTCTTCTGGACAAGCGGCAGAGTCGTACATAAGTATTTTCGGGCGCAGTGTGAAAGTGTATATATTCGTGTTGGCATTAACATTGCTCGGCGCAGGGTTTGAGCCATTGATCACACTGTACTTACTCGATCTTCATCCATTGACACTTTACTGGATCAATATGATTTCAGCTGTACTCGACAACGCAACACTCGCTGCCGCAGAAATTAGTCCCGCGATGGACGAGTCGACGATTCAAGCACTGTTGCTCGGCTTGCTGATCAGTGGTGGAATGTTGATTCCTGGTAATATTCCAAATATTATCGCAGCGGGTAAGCTCAATATCCGGAGCGGAGAATGGGCACGAGTCGGTGTACCACTTGGATTGCTTGCGATGGTCGTCTATTTTGTTATTTTACTAAGCAGGCAATAA
- a CDS encoding alpha/beta fold hydrolase: MTINFNLYGDREQPLLVFLHGGGVSSWMWNEQIKYFKDYKCLVPDLPGHGKSKDGNNFLNDVRRIN; this comes from the coding sequence TTGACAATTAATTTTAATTTGTATGGTGATAGAGAACAACCTTTACTTGTGTTCTTACACGGTGGAGGTGTAAGTAGCTGGATGTGGAATGAACAGATAAAATACTTCAAAGATTATAAATGTCTAGTTCCTGATCTACCGGGGCATGGAAAAAGTAAAGATGGTAATAATTTTCTAAATGATGTAAGACGCATTAATTAA
- a CDS encoding sugar-binding transcriptional regulator codes for MEIDKKQLIIEAAKLYYQFDYTQLAISKKLGVSRPTVSRLLQQAKKNGYVKIDIIDPFHDNNQLAKSLQHKYQIDEVKIAYSAVEDERDVMHAISTEAADYLYRTVKDGDILGVTWGRTMYRVANALKQKDVKGVEVIQLKGGIGLSDVNTYDSETVYKFAEAFHTVPRYLPLPVLVDTPEVKSVIESDRYMHRLIELGRQANIAVFTVGAVDSQSLLFRLGYLTAEEEQQLHQEAIGDICSRFFKRTGEVCETSVNDRTIGIRLEELKQKEKSILVAGGNRKVEAIHGALQGGYANIFITDQYTAQALLLHQ; via the coding sequence TTGGAAATTGATAAAAAACAACTGATCATAGAGGCAGCCAAACTTTATTATCAATTTGATTACACCCAGCTCGCTATTTCAAAAAAACTGGGCGTCTCAAGACCAACTGTTTCGCGGCTCTTGCAACAAGCGAAAAAAAATGGCTATGTGAAAATCGACATCATCGATCCCTTTCATGACAATAATCAGTTGGCAAAATCCTTGCAACATAAATATCAAATCGATGAAGTAAAAATTGCGTACTCGGCAGTAGAAGACGAGCGGGATGTGATGCACGCTATTAGCACGGAAGCGGCGGACTATTTATATCGCACCGTAAAAGACGGCGATATTCTCGGTGTGACGTGGGGCCGGACGATGTATCGAGTGGCGAATGCATTAAAGCAAAAAGATGTAAAAGGAGTCGAAGTCATCCAGCTAAAAGGCGGCATTGGTTTGTCTGACGTCAATACATATGATTCTGAAACGGTTTACAAATTTGCTGAAGCTTTCCATACCGTTCCTCGTTACTTGCCGCTTCCCGTTTTGGTCGACACACCTGAAGTTAAAAGCGTAATTGAATCGGACCGCTATATGCACCGGCTCATTGAACTTGGAAGACAGGCGAATATCGCCGTGTTCACGGTGGGTGCTGTCGACAGCCAATCACTGCTGTTCCGTCTCGGCTATTTGACGGCAGAAGAAGAACAGCAACTCCATCAAGAAGCGATTGGCGATATTTGTTCACGCTTCTTCAAACGTACAGGCGAAGTATGCGAGACTAGCGTCAATGACCGAACGATCGGCATCCGGCTAGAAGAGTTAAAGCAAAAGGAAAAATCCATTCTTGTAGCTGGCGGGAACCGTAAAGTGGAGGCCATTCATGGAGCGCTTCAAGGAGGCTATGCGAACATCTTCATAACGGATCAGTATACGGCACAGGCTTTGTTGCTTCACCAATAG
- a CDS encoding AAA family ATPase, whose translation MSNPSTKVLNEMKKVINGKDDVIQKVWMTFLAGGHVLLEDLPGVGKTTLAKAFSRVVGLDSNRIQFTPDVVASDVIGFTMFDKEKNEFIFKEGAVMCNLLLGDEINRTSSRTQAALLEAMQEKQVTVDGVTYPLPAPFHVIATQNPYGTIGTQPLPSAQIDRFMTKLSVGYPDFEDQVDMLKNRQQTDPISSLNQVITKNELLALQHQVQTLFIHEEILRYVTALTEKTRNHPSIHQGISPRGALALCQMAKAHAFLQQRDYVIPEDVHAVWLPTSRHRIVMSSMSGAENEQDTLLEKLLQSVASPDQAMLATL comes from the coding sequence ATGAGCAATCCATCAACAAAAGTACTGAACGAAATGAAAAAAGTAATCAACGGGAAAGACGACGTCATTCAAAAAGTGTGGATGACATTCTTAGCTGGAGGACATGTACTGCTAGAAGATTTACCAGGGGTCGGGAAGACGACACTCGCGAAAGCTTTCAGCCGAGTCGTCGGTCTTGATTCGAACCGTATCCAGTTCACACCGGACGTCGTCGCATCTGACGTCATCGGCTTCACGATGTTCGACAAAGAGAAAAACGAATTCATCTTTAAAGAAGGCGCGGTCATGTGCAATTTATTGCTTGGCGATGAAATCAACCGGACGTCTTCTAGAACACAAGCGGCATTACTTGAAGCGATGCAAGAGAAACAAGTGACAGTCGACGGTGTGACGTATCCACTGCCAGCCCCATTTCACGTCATCGCGACACAAAACCCATATGGCACAATTGGTACACAGCCGCTTCCAAGCGCACAAATTGACCGTTTCATGACGAAGTTGAGCGTCGGGTATCCGGATTTTGAAGACCAAGTTGACATGTTAAAAAACCGCCAGCAGACAGACCCGATATCCTCACTTAACCAAGTCATTACGAAAAATGAATTGCTTGCGCTACAACACCAAGTACAGACCTTGTTCATTCACGAGGAAATTTTGCGCTATGTCACAGCACTCACTGAAAAAACAAGAAATCATCCGTCGATCCATCAAGGAATCAGCCCGCGTGGTGCTCTCGCTCTTTGCCAGATGGCAAAAGCACATGCCTTCTTACAACAGCGCGATTATGTCATCCCGGAAGATGTCCACGCTGTGTGGTTACCAACGAGCCGGCACCGTATCGTTATGTCGAGCATGTCCGGCGCGGAAAACGAGCAGGATACGCTACTCGAAAAACTACTGCAAAGTGTTGCCTCGCCTGACCAAGCAATGCTTGCGACATTGTAA